A genomic stretch from Desulfocurvus vexinensis DSM 17965 includes:
- a CDS encoding FG-GAP repeat domain-containing protein has product MGCIRMLAACILALTLLLPGAAGAQEPAKTFAVLPFAINGPDKYQYLSRGIQDMLVSRLTWPNKLVPLDKDKIAAAVSAAPTGDAEAAALLPALGADYVVWGSVTMLGEQCSLDVRATSAEGTVPESAQAELSGLIPALEGVAKNLNASAFQREQPQAQAQGAAKKRVNVMNPELVHNERDNTQEYYINPEFRYQGSQDTPGRWRSPSLPFISVGMIAGDADGDGKTEMFFLSERSVHAYRLDGDKFQPLAEIAPGGKTDMLNINLIDLNGDGLKEIVVSGFIKDGPYSYIYNFKDGKFVPVAERIKLFLNVVNMPPTYQPTLVGQRPGRNNVLNETPVHEVVKVGSEYTLGKRVPLPSSANVFNFAYLPQKGTDYKILIIDSSDHLNIYTPRFDLLATTMEQYGGSALGFEVPDTIAGFGTNRDQYVNIYYLPLRMLITDLDSNGEFEVMVNKDISVAAQFFQRYRFFPNGEIHSMFWDGVGLSLAWKTRRIKGTVSDYGLADVNNDGVTDLYVCLNTYPGPAGIAQRKTVVFAYTLDTGSLEAPLDREAE; this is encoded by the coding sequence ATGGGTTGTATCCGCATGCTGGCGGCCTGCATCCTGGCCCTGACCCTCCTGCTGCCCGGCGCCGCCGGGGCCCAGGAGCCCGCCAAGACCTTCGCCGTACTGCCCTTTGCCATCAACGGGCCGGACAAGTACCAGTATCTGTCCCGGGGCATCCAGGACATGCTCGTTTCGCGCCTGACCTGGCCCAACAAGCTCGTGCCGCTGGACAAGGACAAGATCGCCGCCGCCGTGAGCGCCGCGCCCACGGGCGACGCCGAGGCCGCCGCCCTGCTGCCCGCCCTGGGGGCGGACTACGTGGTCTGGGGCAGCGTGACCATGCTCGGCGAGCAGTGCAGCCTCGACGTGCGCGCCACCAGCGCCGAGGGCACCGTGCCCGAAAGCGCCCAGGCCGAGCTGAGCGGGCTCATCCCGGCCCTGGAGGGCGTGGCCAAGAACCTCAACGCCAGCGCCTTCCAGCGCGAGCAGCCCCAGGCCCAGGCCCAGGGCGCCGCCAAGAAGCGCGTCAACGTCATGAACCCCGAGCTGGTCCACAACGAGCGGGACAACACACAGGAATACTACATCAACCCCGAATTCCGCTACCAGGGCTCCCAGGACACCCCGGGCCGCTGGCGCAGCCCCTCGCTGCCCTTCATCTCCGTGGGCATGATCGCCGGGGACGCCGACGGCGACGGCAAGACGGAAATGTTCTTCCTGAGCGAGCGCTCCGTCCACGCCTACCGCCTGGATGGCGACAAGTTCCAGCCCCTGGCCGAGATCGCCCCCGGCGGCAAGACGGACATGCTCAACATCAACCTCATCGATCTCAACGGCGACGGGCTCAAGGAGATCGTGGTCTCCGGCTTCATAAAGGACGGGCCCTACTCGTACATCTACAATTTCAAGGACGGCAAGTTCGTGCCCGTGGCCGAGCGCATCAAGCTGTTCCTCAACGTGGTCAACATGCCGCCCACCTACCAGCCGACCCTGGTCGGCCAGCGCCCGGGCCGCAACAACGTGCTCAACGAGACCCCCGTGCACGAGGTGGTCAAGGTCGGCAGCGAATACACCCTGGGCAAGCGCGTTCCGCTGCCCTCCAGCGCCAACGTCTTCAACTTCGCCTACCTGCCGCAGAAGGGCACCGACTACAAGATCCTGATCATCGACAGCAGCGACCACCTGAACATCTACACCCCGCGCTTCGACCTGCTGGCCACCACCATGGAACAGTACGGCGGCTCCGCCCTGGGCTTCGAAGTGCCTGATACCATCGCCGGCTTCGGCACCAACCGCGACCAGTACGTCAACATCTACTACCTGCCCCTGCGCATGCTCATCACCGACCTGGACAGCAACGGCGAGTTCGAGGTCATGGTCAACAAGGACATCTCCGTGGCCGCGCAGTTCTTCCAGCGCTACCGCTTCTTCCCCAACGGCGAGATCCACTCCATGTTCTGGGACGGGGTGGGCCTGTCCCTGGCCTGGAAGACCCGGCGCATCAAGGGCACCGTGTCGGACTACGGCCTGGCCGACGTGAACAACGACGGCGTCACCGACCTCTACGTGTGCCTGAACACCTACCCCGGCCCCGCAGGCATCGCCCAGCGCAAGACCGTGGTCTTCGCCTACACCCTGGACACGGGCAGCCTCGAAGCGCCCCTGGACAGGGAGGCCGAGTAA
- a CDS encoding RsmB/NOP family class I SAM-dependent RNA methyltransferase, with translation MTEPAAPPGRTFRFACPGPDIPLARALLQAQGYAFEAEAFSPLAQRLLAEPRPLGSSVANFFGLIHVQDKSSMLPPLLLAPPPGAAVLDLCASPGSKTGLLALLVGPGGFVLANEPNGARLETLRRTLERVNALACATCSFPGQAAPLADGSWPFILLDPPCSGLGTLDKHPEARRWQGAKAEPLERLQRELLTRAAVLLAPGGALLYSTCTTSPAENEAQTAWALDHLGLELDPLAPPPGFAVRPPAVAGLEGVLPVDGDASGGQGFYLARLRRPGRPSETPAPAPETAPHKGASLTAAEAAACAQAGADFSGLPPGEPRRFGDALFLVHRLAPALLPPGLAWQGLPLGRFQAGRFRPNPRLRAILPADPACAVHADSVDDIARLLAGQALPAPRAPFAVLHFQGRPLCRLAVKGTRALWAER, from the coding sequence ATGACCGAACCCGCCGCCCCCCCGGGGCGCACCTTCCGCTTCGCCTGCCCCGGGCCAGACATCCCCCTGGCCCGGGCCCTGCTGCAGGCCCAGGGCTACGCCTTCGAGGCCGAGGCCTTCTCGCCCCTGGCCCAGCGCCTGCTGGCCGAGCCCCGGCCCCTGGGCTCCAGCGTGGCCAACTTCTTCGGGCTGATCCATGTGCAGGACAAATCGTCCATGCTGCCGCCGCTGCTGCTGGCGCCGCCGCCGGGCGCCGCCGTGCTCGACCTGTGCGCCAGCCCCGGCAGCAAGACCGGGCTTTTGGCCCTGCTCGTGGGGCCCGGGGGCTTCGTGCTGGCCAACGAGCCCAACGGCGCGCGCCTGGAAACCCTGCGCCGGACCCTGGAGCGCGTCAACGCCCTGGCCTGCGCCACCTGCTCCTTCCCCGGACAGGCCGCGCCCCTGGCCGACGGCTCGTGGCCCTTCATTCTGCTCGACCCGCCCTGCTCGGGCCTGGGCACCCTGGATAAGCACCCCGAGGCCCGGCGCTGGCAGGGCGCCAAGGCCGAGCCCCTGGAACGCCTGCAACGCGAGCTGCTCACCCGCGCGGCGGTCCTGCTGGCCCCCGGGGGGGCGCTGCTCTATTCCACCTGCACCACCAGCCCGGCGGAAAACGAGGCCCAGACCGCCTGGGCCCTGGACCACCTGGGCCTGGAACTGGACCCCCTGGCCCCGCCGCCCGGCTTCGCCGTGCGCCCGCCCGCCGTGGCCGGGCTGGAGGGGGTGCTGCCCGTGGACGGCGACGCCTCGGGCGGCCAGGGCTTCTACCTCGCGCGACTGCGCCGCCCGGGGCGACCCTCCGAAACCCCGGCGCCAGCCCCCGAAACCGCGCCGCACAAAGGCGCCAGCCTGACCGCCGCCGAGGCCGCCGCCTGCGCCCAGGCCGGGGCCGACTTCTCCGGCCTGCCCCCCGGCGAGCCCCGGCGCTTCGGCGACGCGCTGTTCCTCGTCCACCGCCTGGCCCCCGCCCTGCTGCCGCCCGGGCTGGCCTGGCAGGGGCTGCCCCTGGGCCGCTTCCAGGCCGGGCGCTTCCGCCCCAACCCGCGCCTGCGCGCCATCCTGCCCGCCGACCCTGCCTGCGCCGTGCACGCCGACTCCGTGGACGACATCGCCCGCCTGCTGGCCGGGCAGGCCCTGCCCGCCCCGCGTGCGCCCTTCGCCGTGCTGCACTTCCAGGGCCGCCCCCTGTGCCGCCTGGCCGTGAAAGGCACACGCGCCCTGTGGGCCGAGCGCTGA
- a CDS encoding TRAP transporter substrate-binding protein — translation MKAHRHLAAPTGKAALLLAALLVAAACLLPGAARAQAITLSYANFPPAPTFPCIQMERWAEEVRARTQGKVEVQTYPGSTLLSAKNMWSGVIQGQADIGCISLGYQPGVFPMMSVFEQPLGFSSATSASQALWEFYAARKPEEFARVKVLTLFASAPSNIMCKVPVTSLDQLKGMELRASGGASQVLEILGATPVSMPASETPEALQKGLIKGVLSSFDWLKDFNFAEHLKYQTVTNFVVYPFAVIMNLDKWNALPADVQAVLDGLSAEQAEWTGKYLDAHVQESLDWSREKYGIEIVELPEGELAKAEAALAVMLDDWKAQAAAKGVPADEVLAEAKALRQKYDK, via the coding sequence ATGAAGGCACACCGTCACCTGGCCGCGCCCACCGGCAAGGCCGCCCTGCTCCTGGCCGCGCTGCTGGTGGCTGCGGCCTGCCTGCTGCCCGGCGCCGCCCGCGCCCAGGCCATCACCCTGTCCTACGCCAACTTCCCGCCCGCGCCCACCTTCCCCTGCATCCAGATGGAGCGCTGGGCCGAAGAGGTGCGCGCGCGCACCCAGGGCAAGGTCGAGGTGCAGACCTACCCCGGCTCCACCCTGCTGAGCGCCAAGAACATGTGGAGCGGCGTCATCCAGGGCCAGGCCGACATCGGCTGCATCTCCCTGGGCTACCAGCCCGGCGTGTTCCCCATGATGAGCGTATTCGAGCAGCCCCTGGGCTTCTCCAGCGCAACCTCGGCCAGCCAGGCGCTGTGGGAGTTCTACGCCGCCCGCAAGCCCGAGGAGTTCGCCCGCGTCAAGGTGCTGACCCTGTTCGCCAGCGCGCCCTCCAACATCATGTGCAAGGTGCCCGTGACCAGCCTCGACCAGTTGAAGGGCATGGAGCTGCGCGCCTCGGGCGGTGCCTCCCAGGTCCTGGAGATCCTGGGCGCCACTCCGGTGTCCATGCCCGCCTCCGAAACCCCCGAGGCCTTGCAGAAGGGGCTCATCAAGGGCGTGCTCTCCTCCTTCGACTGGCTCAAGGACTTCAACTTCGCCGAGCACCTCAAGTACCAGACCGTGACCAACTTCGTGGTCTACCCCTTCGCGGTGATCATGAACCTCGACAAGTGGAACGCCCTGCCCGCCGATGTGCAGGCCGTGCTGGACGGCCTGTCCGCCGAGCAGGCCGAGTGGACCGGGAAGTACCTCGACGCCCACGTCCAGGAGTCCCTGGACTGGTCGCGCGAGAAGTACGGCATCGAGATCGTCGAGCTGCCCGAAGGCGAGCTGGCCAAGGCCGAAGCCGCCCTGGCCGTGATGCTCGACGACTGGAAGGCCCAGGCCGCCGCCAAGGGCGTGCCCGCCGACGAGGTCCTGGCCGAGGCCAAGGCCCTGCGGCAGAAATACGACAAGTAG